The following proteins are encoded in a genomic region of Dasypus novemcinctus isolate mDasNov1 chromosome 3, mDasNov1.1.hap2, whole genome shotgun sequence:
- the NFKBIA gene encoding NF-kappa-B inhibitor alpha: MFQPAELAPEWAMEGPRDGLKKERLLDDRHDSGLDSMKDEEYEQMVKELREIRLEPQEAPRGAEPWKQQLTEDGDSFLHLAIIHEEKALTVEVIRQVKGDQAFLNFQNNLQQTPLHLAVITNQPEIAEALLQAGCDPELRDFRGNTPLHLACEQGCLASVGVLTQSCHAQHLHSILQATNYNGHTCLHLASIHGYLGIVELLVSLGADVNAQEPCNGRTALHLAVDLQNPDLVSLLLKCGADVNRVTYQGYSPYQLTWGRPSTRIRQQLGQLTLENLQLLPESEDEDSYDTESEFTEDELPYDDCVFGGQRLAL, encoded by the exons ATGTTTCAGCCCGCCGAGCTCGCCCCCGAGTGGGCCATGGAGGGCCCGCGGGACGGGCTGAAGAAGGAGCGGCTGCTGGACGACCGCCACGACAGCGGCCTGGACTCCATGAAGGACGAGGAGTACGAGCAGATGGTGAAGGAGCTGCGCGAGATCCGCCTGGAGCCGCAGGAGGCGCCCCGCGGCGCCGAGCCTTGGAAGCAGCAGCTCACGGAGGACGGAGACTC GTTCCTGCATTTGGCCATCATCCATGAAGAGAAGGCGCTGACTGTGGAGGTGATTCGACAAGTGAAGGGGGACCAGGCCTTCCTCAATTTTCAGAACAACCTGCAGCAG aCTCCACTCCACCTAGCTGTGATCACTAACCAACCAGAGATTGCTGAAGCTCTTCTACAAGCTGGCTGTGATCCTGAGCTCCGAGACTTTCGAGGAAACACCCCCCTACACCTTGCCTGTGAGCAGGGCTGCTTGGCCAGCGTGGGAGTCCTGACACAGAGCTGCCATGCCCAGCACCTCCACTCCATCCTGCAGGCCACTAACTACAATG GTCACACGTGTCTACACTTAGCCTCTATCCATGGCTACCTGGGCATTGTGGAGCTTCTGGTATCCTTGGGAGCTGATGTCAATGCTCAG GAGCCCTGTAATGGCCGGACCGCCCTCCACCTTGCGGTGGACCTGCAGAATCCCGACTTGGTGTCACTCTTGTTGAAGTGTGGGGCTGATGTCAACAGAGTTACCTACCAGGGCTACTCCCCCTACCAGCTCACCTGGGGCCGTCCAAGTACCCGGATACGGCAGCAGCTGGGCCAGCTGACTCTGGAAAACCTTCAGCTGCTGCCAGAGAGTGAGGACGAGGACAGCTATGACACGGAGTCAGAGTTCACAGAGGATGAG